The Setaria italica strain Yugu1 chromosome VIII, Setaria_italica_v2.0, whole genome shotgun sequence genome includes the window actttctcatctgcatggaggcggtgccactcacatggcttgaatttttggataagaactccatcgactcatggaAGGAACTCAAGGTAGCATTCATaaacaactacgcaggggcaatgcagcgtcttggcaacaggatcgacttgtctcaatttaaacaacaagaaggtgagacccCGCAAAGCTACTTACATCGcttcttcaacaagaaggccacaatcgtggatgTCACAGAGTGCGACGTTATtgactgcttccagaacggcctcCACGACCACCGGGTGTTCCATGACTTCGGCAAAAGATGCCCCAcggatgtcaaatctctcaagatcatggtacagatgtgggcagatgaagaagataggaagatcgaaaggttcgaatccaatcgcaacaagggcaTGAACAACAATAATTAGAACAATGTCTAACATAACGCAAGAACCACAAtgatcgccccaacaatgacaaccgaaataactactcgagaggtcagaaccgcaagcgcaagccagacAATAATATCGCAGCAATTTCacagtcgtccaagaaaggtggcggcaagAATCAAGACAGAACCTCGTTCAATGAGTTCCTGAAgaaatagtgcccatggcacccataccacaagcactctatgatagattgtttcagtctacgaaggacctgccagagccatctggcaccaaagataagggcaaggccaaggaagacaaagatgatggtgacaatggcaaatttcagaacccatccaacaccatcaacttTATCTTCGGTGGAACctcgggtactgctactaagcggtcccaaaagctcactcttcgagagataatgtccattgaacccgTGACGCCaatgttcctcaaatggtctgaggtgccaattaccttctccaggaaggaccaatggactagtttctcggACCCAGGATGATATCCCCTCATCTTGGACCCAGTTATCGCTAGCTTCAGACttgctaaagtactcatcgatgaagaagatgtgcctcgatgtCTCCAATATGCTCACCCAAACAAACTCTCCGTTGTATGGGATCGTCTCGGGCAACGCAGCTGTACCCCTCGGACAGgtgattttgccctcaactattcacaagtcGATGTGATTTTAGGCTTGGTCTTTGCATATTTGCCCCTGTTACCATTGATTAGGGGCAAAATCGCATTCACTTGTGAATAATtgagggtaaaatcacaaagttgaaaAAACAAGGGTAAATTCACAATTACAATTCAATGCCTCctaatgtatatatatatatatatatatgtacatataTGTATTTCTACGTGAAATACCTCTAATTTTTTTACCTTTGAAAATCTAATAATTTGGTGAAGGATTTTTTAATGTTGAGCCGTGCTGGTATGGGCACGGTGTGCCCTCATGGGCCCATCGGGCCACCATATCAGCACTTACTTCTAGGCCTGGGTTGCTATGTCAGTTCGTGGGCTAGCTCGACCCGGCACGATTTCGTGCTTCACCGTGCTGAGCCTAAATATGCTAAGCCAAACCGTGCTCGTGCTGGGCTAGGTTGAGTCACCCGTTTGGCCAGCTATACTTAATTATATTAATGGGTTAGTGCGGCACCTGCCTCAGCTAACCGTTGGCGTGATACATCCTTCCACGAGCCTCCTCTTCCCAAGCAGCACCATAGCCTGAATCGAAGCAGAAAAGTATCAGTGGTAGTCCAATGAGGATTGTTAGAAGAGTATCAATAGTGGAAGGCCCATGATGGCCCATGAGGCCATGAAGAGCTCGTCACCCTAGCGCTGCCTTCGCCGACTCCAGTGACCCTAGATCCGCCGCTACCACGCTAATTCGGTTGCTGTCTGCGCCCCGTTTGGGCCCTGGTCCATCGGTTTGATTCACCGGTTATCTCCCCATTGTCGGCAAACCACCACCTCCTTGTGGGCCTTCTTGTGACTATCCCATAACTTTTTAAGCCCCGAGGCCATTAGAACCCCTTTAGCCCTGTCCCGAATGGACCGTGCAGTGGCTATAGCCGTTGCACGATAAGCAGTTGGCATCTGTGACAAGATGCACTGTTGGGTACTGTAGTGGCACTGTGATCACTCTACCTATCGGTACTGTGCATTACCGTTGGCTGCTGTAACTCTTTTCATGATCTGGAAATGGATGGGCATTGCAGCGTGTAGTCCTTAACAACACTGGAATTGTGTATGTCCCGAACTAGCCGATGGAGGCTCCTAGGTAACAAACGGAAGCCAGGTAACGTCATTGGCTTCAAAGCTCAATACGGTCTATCACCGTCATCTTCCTCCTGCCGTGCTTCATATTCCTCCTGTCACGCCTCCGTCAACTGCCCAcggcttctccctcctctccggcgTTGCTCCCCTACCCCGTGGGATCTGCCTCCACTACCCCCTGCGGCGCTAACCGAGCCAAACCTGCCACCCTCCACTGCCCCCAGCCAACAGCTTCCCCATCATAGAGCCACGCACCCCTCCCCCTGTCCCCCGCCGCCAATCCTGCTCAATGGATATCCAGCCCCGTCTAGCCGATGGCGATCTTGTGCCACCTTACCTCCGCTGCTAGCCAAACCATCACCGCTGACGGGCATTCTTCCGCCGTCGACCTTCTCCTCTAAGTCCGATGGCCATTGGAGCCCagaaaaccctaaccctaactgCCGTCGCATCTGGCCTTGACGACCCAATTTTTGTGCCCCTGCCTGTATATGAGGCATATCGTGTACAGCTAAGAAAATAATTAGCAAATACTCCAGTACCGTGAGCAGGAGACACGGATCCGAGTAGGCGTGTTACACTTACACGGTTACACCAGGCAGAAAGGAACCTACCTGGATTCTCTCTTGTGCTGTTTCCATAACACTCAACATGTTCGACATTTCTTTTAAGGTTTGTCCATATGCCATCCCATAAATCTTCGAGAGATGGCATTAGCTATGGAGCCTTTATTCTCTATCATTGTTAGTTACCCCTCTCTTCGAGTAGGATTTTGGTTGATTCAATATTGGCTAAAGAGAAGGATGATTAGATGATGAAGCAACATGCTCGTGCTTAAAAGCGACAAAGCTAATATACTTGGCTTCACAGAAAAGAAAGTTAATGTACCAAACTTGGTCGATTAGTGCTCGGCGTGCTTACAGATGCATCAGCACCAAGAGACCTGGAATATACCAAGGTTGATTAGCGAAGCGATTAGTCCTTGTATTTTACGAAAGCGCCCATCTTAGCTGCAAATTTCAAAGGTTAAGTGTTCCTTTATATGTAGCAACTGCCGTACTAATTCTCTGTACCTTTGTCATCACTCTTGCAGCTCTTCATTGTCATGTCCACCAACTCAACTTGTTTCCTCGGTTCGTTTCTTGTCCTGAAACTGAACTGCTGAGATTAGATTGATAGCAGAGCAGACCTCAATCTGTTTCATCTGTATCTACCAAGGCATGGATAGCGAGAGAGGCATGCATCCGGCGTTGTACAAGGCGGCGACCCAAGGGAACGTGGCGAGCCTGATGAAACTGGTGAAACCGGATGACCCCAGCGTACTCAGCTCCACGACGCCCCAGCTCAACGCGGCGCTCCACCTTGCCGCCCTTCACGGCCACGCTAAGTTCGCCCGTCAAATCCTGGACATAAACGAGGAGCTGCTCGTCGCCCAgaacgacgacggcgacaccCCGCTGCACCTGGCGGCCAAGGCGGGCAAGCTGGAAGCGGCAAAGCTGCTCGTCGGGCGCTCCCTAGCCTGGTCCATGGACAGGAAGACCCCCCTGATCATGACCAACAAGGAGGGCAACAACGCGCTGCACGAGGCGGTGCGGTTCCGCAGGGTCGCCGTGGCGCTGGCGCTGGTGGACGCCGACCCCAGCTGTGGCCACGACCTCAACGAGCGGAGGGAGTCCGCGCTGGACGTGGCCGCCCGGCAAGGCCTCGTCAAAATCGCCCAAAGGATCGTCGATTACCCTTGGGTCGAGCAGAAGCAGGAGTCCTTGCCCCCCGTCAGCGGCACGGCTCTGCACCAGGCCGTGCTCGGCACCCACCTCAGTAAGCACTTACACAGCTGTAAAATTCGTTTTTCTTCTTGCACAGTGTACTTACATGTTACATCTCAACAACAATCGTTCAACAAATATCATTGCACGGCAGAGATCGTGGAGATCCTGTTGGAGAGGCGGCCTGAGCTGGTTGAGCGGATTGACTCCAACGGCAACAACGCCCTTCACTACGCAGCGCAGAAGAACAACCGGCGCGTGGTGGAGATGGTGCTCAACAAGCGGACGGAGCTGGCCTACAAGCCCAACAAGGAGCGGCAATCCCCGCTACACGTCGCCGCGCACTACGGCTCCACGGAGGCCATCAAGGCACTGCTCCGGGAATGCCCCGACGTGGCCGAGATGGTAGACAGCTCCGGCCGCAACGCTTTGCACGTCTCTGTCGCCAGCGGCAAGGCGGATGCGCTCAGATGCCTGCTCCGCGGTGTCCGTCCCGCGGAGCTGCTCAACCGCGTCGACAGGAATGGCAACACGCCTCTGCACCTCGCTGCCAAGATGAGCCGCGTCAAggccgcgctgctgctgctcggcgaCCACCGCGTCGACATCTGCTTCCGCGACCGCGACGGCCAGACGGCGCGCAGCTACGTCGAAATGAACGTCGAGACGAAGCTCCGCACTGGCGATCAGCTCGACGCCTACGAGATGCACCTCTTGAAGCAGCTCAAGCAGCAAGAGTCCAAAAGGTGCCGCAAGCAGCAGCTGCCGCCTATCTCCGGCAGACGCAGGGCCCTCAACACTAAGGACTTCGACAGTGTTGTCGACGCCTACttcctcgccgccaccctcatcGCCACCGTCACCTTCGCCGCCACCTTCACCATGCCTGGCGGCTACGACCAGAACAGAGGGATCCCCCTTCATGGACGGAGCGCCGCGTTCAAGATCTTCGTGCTCTCCAATACCGTCGCCATGTGCAGCtccgtcgtcgtcatcttctTGCTCATCTGGGCCAGGCAGGAACCCGTCCGGCTCAGGCTCCACAACCTCATGTGGACCCAGACGCTCACCATCATCGCCTGCCTCGCTATGCTCGTCTCGCTCATGACTGCAGTCTATGTCACTGTTGCGCCAATTGCTCCGTGGCTTGCTGATGCCGTCATAGCCATTGGCGCTTGCAGTCCGGCCCTATTCTTCTTCATATCCTGGTTAGGGAGGTGACCCGTGTGGTCATGTCCACTAGAACCACTAGTTCATTGATGAGCACTAGTCCATGTGGATGTGCTCATCAATGAACTAGTAATACTTTCTTTTTGAGATCAATGAACTAGTAATTCTGTGAAACAAAATGTAAATTGTTTCTTCTTTATCAATACATGCCGGGCAGTGCATTACTGCCGgccgcttcaaaaaaaaatgtaagttGTTATTCTAGTAAGTAAAATTTGCCCAAACAAAAATTCATGATAAAAAACTGAGTCGATGCTGCATTTTCGTTCGTTCATCTTTTGCATCACTGGCGTGAAGTTTCGACGGAAGACAATGATTTTCACTCCCGTTTTGTGTTGTTGCACACAATGAAATGTATGGCTTGTCGCTTTTTATTGAACAGAAGACCGATAGAGGGCAAAACTGTCTTGAAAAAGCTGAAGTGTGCTGACACCTagagttgttttttttaaaacacgTCATCAGCGGTTGGATCTTCTCCCTCTCACATCTTTCACAACAAGCACAGGAACAAAGTAGAGAAATAGACAAAGATATAATATAGATGGAGTTTCTCTTTATTTCACATATCGATGTATTACAATAAAGACTCCGAATTAAGCCTAAAGTTTTAATAGGAACCCATAAGAAACCGAACAAGGACTAGAACTTCCAGCCCCGAGGAGCCTTTTGAATTTAGCCCATGTGGAAGGGAATAGCCCACGAATCTAAGCCCATTTAGCTGTACCAATAGCCCCTTCGCGTTACCTTACGAATTTTCCACCCCGTGAAAATTTCCGTAGCAGCCCATAAAAAAGGAGCTCCGGCGCCACAGCGCTGCTGTCCAGCGGTGCCGCTAAGCTTGCTCTCCAttgattttgtattttgcctTTGAGATCATTGAAGACAACAACGGCCTCTTGTGCAATTGATGGAGCTTCATGCAAGCTCAGTAAACATGACGTTCAGCAATTTTACAAAACCCAACGCAACACACTCCTGGAAATAGAGATAGAATAATATGATAGAGCACACAGACCCCAAAGTGCAAGTCTAGAAAAAGAGATTAAGATCAAACAGCCAACACATGCAACCAAATGAGGGTAAGATACCTTTCCACTAGCCTATGTTATCATCAATCTAAACTATACTTTACCGATCCCTATTCCGCAACTGTGTAGCATTGAGTCGAAGCCGAAGCCGACGGGAGATGGTCTTGATTGCAGTGCCTTGGAGGACGGACCATCTAGGATCCAATCGACACCCTTCTACGCCCTTTCTAGGGAGGAAACCACAAAGGAGGAAGGACCGTCGAGGGGAGAATGGGGAGATCTAATAGAGGGGATCATGgtgttggggatagatccctagtacccgcaaggaagaaagaagacagactcctacaATGATTCatctgtaatcctattaggactcataccctgtaatcctactagaactcctaccttataaccgactaataatcccaccccctggagtatataaaggagggaaagggtacctagatcagcatatagagaaccacaacagaggactaaATCTTCAAcatcaaacaacacccaagcgcatacaacaccccaaacagaaTGTaaggtattacactactctgacggcctaaacctgtataaatacgtgtcttgtgtccttacTTTTACATTCGAGTTAAAGGTCCAAaaattccccaccaaccaattactacctcgggatacctctCGATaagttgccgggtataaaacaccaacatctgCGGCGCCAGGTGGGGGTGATCGTCAAGATCATCGGACGAGCTTGAAGGACTCTCTATTATTAAGATCAATACATTCGATGTAACAACACCGCCGTCGTCACCACGGGCTTCGACTGGATTCGTCGCGCCGCCCTGAGATCAACTTCCTGGACTCCGCATCCAAGTCGATCAGTAACAGCTAGTCGATGCAATTTTTCTATTCGAGGTCAAGGTGGAGTACAGCTCTGTATTTTTCCTGGCAGCAAGATCATCTCACGGTCGGATTCCGATTGGCTACCGATTTGCATCTGTCCTGGTCAATTCCAAAAATACTAATAAAAAGACTACGACACCTGCAGACGTATTCAAGCGTCGCACACAAGTTCAAGACTGTAGTGCTCTGCTCCCTGTCCGAGAGAGGAAAAATAATACTACATGTGCTTTGAGACAGAAAAAGGAGTATCAGCTTCTCCACTGTATTGCTGCCACAGGACGTCAAATTTGGTGTAATCTACTGCGTGTACACCAACTACGTACCAGAAGGTTCCAACCTCTTGGCTGGATGCACACAAGAGTTGTACATGCCAGCGAAACTACACGTCTCGACTAAAAACTAGTCGGGTAGGCTTCACACCATCGACAACTAGTTGGAATCGACTctgactagtcggcttcatcaacaaccgtcgcgACAGTCGACGACCGCCacagcttcatcgacaatcgtccacgaatcaagctaagttacttttttaattattttatataattttttcggCTTGTTTTCCACATGATGAGCAATGCgccgagtacttatttgtgtacgcctctcgacggGAATTATCCTTTAAAGCTACACTTCGCCGACTATTCTTGGAGCATGTTGACCGGCAACCATGGACTTAGTACACCAAATTATAGAGGCTACCACCACAGGTTGGGTGCactgagttccggaagctccgCCATAGGCTTGGTACAacgaattaggaggctctgccatgaagtttggtgcactgagcgCTAGAGGCTCATAGTGGCTACATCCTAGTATGGCACAAATTCTATGCGCGGCAAACACGCGCTCTCCTTGCCAAAAGGTAGAGAAGTCTCAAACACTACTTTATGTACAATTACGCAAttttttttgtcgcaatgcccactacttattttaaatgtcttctcttagcgatTACTAATCTTCTCAAGCAGAACACACCTTAATCCGTGAAAGCTTTGGATCTTTTGTCATGACTAAACGCTAGGacacgagataaagatctcacacatagtggcaatggctaaacagggactgagagcctaaacgtaataggctaactacttaGGAGAAATATAGccaaaataagagcatgacacacaacatttacattcatcactgaataaattttggtagtatcttcaaaattctacaaatatgctacataatgtatgcatctatTTTtacaggtcaagctttggcgccGACTCTTCAGGACGCTAAGCGTACCTCTAATGGccccgctagctcccaggctcgggggctaagcgctaTTTACTACTCGTAATATCTCCAATGACTCAGCTAGTttccaagcttgggggctaagcgccaaataactactcgacgtggctcttacagctcacctggcgcataagcttgGGGGTTGAACgttgcaaaactactcggatgatgacttacGTGAAGACCAAGCTTGCTAAGACCCTtcgattgattatttaatcattctaaggtccgggggctgataagctacatccaacagttgattttttcaagacgaaGAAAGATGATTCAAGATATTATTGACCCCAGCCTAATTCTTCAATTCAACTTAAgtctcgggggctactccatatggagtgcgacttccgtCGCGCTCCATATCAGCAAAGATGAAAATTGCAAAATCAAGAccatcaagggcttgagcacaccatagcctcatggcagctttgaagaactttgaagatttagccagacaaagtacttgagaagcactaaactactcggCAAGATCTGAAAAGTATTCAAAGACTgctacattcgactatgaagcgctcaggggcttgttagggatagatccccagtacccgaaAAGGAGGTTTGGCGGCCTGTGATGGTTTCAAAGGATTTCCTATTTGTTTGATATGGAATTTGAGTTTAAATTTGAAAGAAATTTCAAATAGGAGCCAAGGTGAGGTGTGAGCTTGAAATAGAAATTGAGGTGGAAGTTTTGGAGGGTTTGATGGCTAAGATTTGGCGTGAACCTTAGGATGATTTGGAGGTAATTAATATTCAAAATGACTTTGAATATTAACTCTAGAATTCTCAGAGAAGAAAATATTTTGGAGGGATTTATTCTTAGGATTTCCTAGGAAGGAGGGAAAGCTTTTTAAGGGCAATCAAATTGCAACACTTATGCTATATTTTATGGAAGGTTTATTTTTACATAGGGTTTGAATATTTGGGGTAAGAGAGGATATGTTTAATTTaaagaaaatttttaaaaaaattcatatCTTTAAATGCTCTAACAAGCGGGATGGGGAAGCCCCCTGCCACCTTCCCCGCGGTCGCGCGCGAGGCCGCGCCCACACGGTCGCCCAAGGCGTTGTCCAAGGCTGTCGCGCTGTCACGGTCTCGAAGAAGCTGGCGGCGCGGGGCCTTGGCGCGTTCGTTTGGCGCAAGAAGCTGGACCGCGATCTGTCCCATGGTGTCCTCCCGGGGATCGTCTCGGCCCGGTTGGAGTGGCGCCGCTGCCTCGTGTGCTGGAAGGAGGCAGACGAGGATAGGGCATCTGTCACGGTGCAGCGTGTctccccgctgccgccggtggCTTTGGTGCTCgcgagggcggaggaggaggccaaggaGGCCACGTTCCTCCTCTGCAGGCGCACTAGATCTGGCTGACACGGGGGGCTACTTGGCTGGATCATGCCGTATCCACAGTAGATCCAGCGACTGAGCCCCATGCTGGGCCAAATCCGGCCATCCCCGACCAGGCCACATCGGAGCTCCGACCCGCTGTTGGCCACAAGcccgcgaccagggggaggagTCCCGCCGTTGCCGTCGTGGGAGCACGAGATCCGGCCCAGGAGAGGGCGGATCTGAGCGCCACCGAGCGCTAGAATCTTTAGTTTTCCATGCAGCGAGAGTTGTGCAATTGAGATGCTTCAGGCTAGTGATAACGGCAATAGGATGCGGAGCATCGTAGAGTGGCGTGAAAAAATACTAATAGTTGAGGCATACCTTGGTGACGGTGAATTGGCACAACATTATTGACGTTAGAGTATTTGAGGCAGACTTGAGCACAAACCCTATCAGATTCACTGAGGTTGAGAGCTTGGATGGCCACTGCAtcttcatcagcagcaagtcgAAGATGATCGTATCTACTATATCGATCGTTTCATCTTCCCTGGTAAAAATGCCCGCCCTTTTTAGACAAATTTGTGTACAGCATGGAAGATGGTACAAAGGCACCATTTGCTGCTGAGATGCCAGAGGACAAACTTGGAGCGCCAGATGGCATACTGATGAA containing:
- the LOC101762671 gene encoding ankyrin repeat-containing protein At5g02620, whose protein sequence is MDSERGMHPALYKAATQGNVASLMKLVKPDDPSVLSSTTPQLNAALHLAALHGHAKFARQILDINEELLVAQNDDGDTPLHLAAKAGKLEAAKLLVGRSLAWSMDRKTPLIMTNKEGNNALHEAVRFRRVAVALALVDADPSCGHDLNERRESALDVAARQGLVKIAQRIVDYPWVEQKQESLPPVSGTALHQAVLGTHLSKHLHSCKIRFSSCTVYLHVTSQQQSFNKYHCTAEIVEILLERRPELVERIDSNGNNALHYAAQKNNRRVVEMVLNKRTELAYKPNKERQSPLHVAAHYGSTEAIKALLRECPDVAEMVDSSGRNALHVSVASGKADALRCLLRGVRPAELLNRVDRNGNTPLHLAAKMSRVKAALLLLGDHRVDICFRDRDGQTARSYVEMNVETKLRTGDQLDAYEMHLLKQLKQQESKRCRKQQLPPISGRRRALNTKDFDSVVDAYFLAATLIATVTFAATFTMPGGYDQNRGIPLHGRSAAFKIFVLSNTVAMCSSVVVIFLLIWARQEPVRLRLHNLMWTQTLTIIACLAMLVSLMTAVYVTVAPIAPWLADAVIAIGACSPALFFFISWLGR